In Calypte anna isolate BGI_N300 chromosome Z, bCalAnn1_v1.p, whole genome shotgun sequence, the following are encoded in one genomic region:
- the LOC115599920 gene encoding ubiquitin carboxyl-terminal hydrolase 36-like, protein MAPQGNEDKQQRPRVGAGLENMGNTCFLNAVLQCLTYTPSLADYLLSREHSQSCVQPGNCVMCRVQEHVCKVLHATGSAIVPVDIITALPEIGEHFKLGVQEDAHEFLRCTLDAMQRACLCDGSLDTSCQQTVIHQIFGSFLRSRGTFPQLSSPWDWLCPSLCLWEAAVCVTGAGGMSSVSGTFGRLPLSLSFPTSLPVCCSSCQMVSDAYDPFLDVLLDIKAAASLSEALDTFVKPELLDARSGFRCRHCGQVTAASKRLTIHWAPQVLTVGLKRFEDVSGGKITKVVKYPKVLDLGPYTTAGEAQHYSLYAVLVHKGESCYLGHYFCYIKASDGLWYEMDDSSVTPCDVNTALQQEAYLLFYDRIEQSSGSQLPLAWVEDEEEDISLPIPNKVAQLQETNSCYSSGKKEEGQKMVEDAPEDLGEVPTETATCLVPVAPAPTLKDAFPDSCPKKTKNKKPQNSRVL, encoded by the exons ATGGCTCCACAAGGAAATGAGGACAAGCAGCAGAGACCAAGAGTTGGAGCAGGACTCGAGAATATGGGCAATACCTGCTTCCTCAATGCTGTCCTCCAGTGCCTCACGTACACCCCATCTCTGGCAGACTACCTGCTCTCTCGGGAGCACAGCCAGTCCT GTGTTCAACCAGGCAACTGTGTGATGTGCAGAGTGCAGGAGCACGTGTGTAAGGTCCTGCATGCCACAGGATCTGCCATTGTGCCTGTGGACATCATCACTGCTCTCCCAG AAATCGGAGAACATTTCAAGCTCGGCGTGCAGGAGGACGCCCACGAGTTCTTGCGCTGCACTCTGGACGCCATGCAGAGAGCTTGTCTGTGTGACGGCAGCTTGGACACGTCTTGTCAGCAGACCGTCATCCATCAGATATTTGGGAGCTTTCTGAGATCCAGAGGTACTTTTCCACAactctcctctccctgggacTGGCTgtgcccttccctctgcctgtgggaagcagctgtgtgtgtgaCTGGCGCAGGAGGGATGAGCAGCGTAAGCGGCACATTCGGTCGCCTTCCCCTCTCGCTGAGCTTTCCAACTTCCCTTCCAGTCTGCTGCTCAAGCTGCCAAATGGTTTCTGATGCCTACGATCCCTTCCTGGATGTCCTTCTGGATATAAAA GCAGCGGCATCTCTTTCTGAAGCTCTTGATACATTTGTGAAACCCGAGCTGCTGGATGCCAGAAGCGGCTTTAGATGTCGCCA CTGTGGCCAGGTGACTGCTGCCTCCAAGAGGCTGACGATTCACTGGGCACCCCAGGTTCTCACAGTGGGACTCAAGAGGTTTGAGGATGTCTCTGGTGGGAAGATCACCAAG GTTGTGAAGTATCCCAAGGTCTTGGATCTTGGGCCATACACAACAGCAGGAGAAGCGCAGCACTACTCCTTGTACGCTGTGCTGGTGCACAAAGGAGAGAGCTGTTACTTGGGACACTATTTCTGCTACATCAAG GCCAGTGATGGGCTGTGGTACGAGATGGATGACTCATCTGTGACTCCTTGTGATGTtaacacagctctgcagcaggaagccTATTTACTGTTTTATGACAG gatTGAGCAGAGTTCCGGGAGCCAGCTCCCACTGGCCTGGgtggaggatgaggaggaagacaTCAGTCTCCCCATCCCGAACAAGGtggcccagctgcaggagaCAA ATTCCTGCTATTCatctgggaagaaggaagagggcCAGAAGATGGTTGAGGATGCTCCAGAAGACTTAGGAGAGGTACCTACAGAGACTGCCACCTGCCTTGTGCCTGTTGCACCTGCCCCCACGCTCAAAGATGCCTTCCCAGACAGCTgccctaaaaaaacaaaaaacaaaaaaccacaaaacagcaGAGTCCTGTGA